The Thermosynechococcus sp. genome has a segment encoding these proteins:
- the hemN gene encoding oxygen-independent coproporphyrinogen III oxidase: MSVVQPIQFDGALLQKYDRPLPRYTSYPTAAEFTPDFDRHCFERELLRSNEAHLPLSLYVHIPFCQTACYFCGCNVIVTQSQTIAKTYLDALAEEIAQVAARLDRTRPVIQMHWGGGTPNYLTIDQVESLWRTLTQHFELTNNAEISIEVNPRYINRDYLFQLRNLGFNRLSFGLQDFDPQVQLAVNRLQPETWLFQVMEWIRAAEFESVNIDLIYGLPYQTVQSFEATIAKTLRLDPDRIAVFNFAYLPNLKPIQKRIDPTTLPDSATKLTILQRVIEILTSQGYRYIGMDHFAKPTDELAIAQEAGTLKRNFQGYTTLPTADLIGFGLTSISMLQEAYAQNQKHLATYFRDVAAGQLATERGIQLHREDLLRRTIIMELMCQFTLDKSAIARQFNLDFDAHFAPELVALRELAADGLIHLGRDRLEVTPVGRLLIRNITAVFDAYLQQKSGRTFSKAI; encoded by the coding sequence ATGAGTGTGGTTCAGCCAATCCAATTTGATGGGGCACTGCTGCAAAAGTACGATCGTCCCTTGCCCCGCTATACCAGTTACCCCACGGCTGCCGAATTTACTCCCGATTTTGATCGCCACTGTTTCGAGCGGGAGCTACTGCGGAGTAACGAAGCGCACCTACCCCTGTCCCTCTACGTGCATATTCCCTTTTGTCAGACCGCCTGCTATTTTTGCGGTTGCAACGTCATTGTCACCCAAAGCCAAACTATTGCCAAAACCTACTTGGATGCCTTGGCGGAGGAAATTGCTCAAGTGGCGGCACGGCTGGATCGCACTCGTCCCGTGATTCAAATGCATTGGGGCGGCGGTACTCCCAACTACCTCACGATTGACCAAGTGGAATCCCTGTGGCGGACGCTCACTCAGCACTTTGAATTGACCAACAATGCGGAAATTTCCATTGAGGTCAATCCCCGCTACATCAACCGTGATTATCTCTTTCAGCTGCGGAATCTGGGCTTCAATCGCCTCAGCTTTGGCTTGCAGGACTTTGATCCCCAAGTGCAACTGGCAGTGAATCGCCTGCAGCCTGAGACATGGCTCTTTCAAGTGATGGAGTGGATCCGCGCTGCTGAGTTTGAGAGTGTCAACATTGACCTCATCTATGGTCTGCCCTATCAAACCGTCCAATCCTTTGAAGCCACAATTGCCAAAACCCTGCGCCTTGACCCCGATCGCATTGCTGTCTTTAACTTTGCCTATCTACCCAATTTGAAACCCATCCAAAAGCGAATTGATCCCACCACCCTACCCGATAGTGCAACCAAACTCACGATTTTGCAGCGGGTGATTGAAATCCTAACTAGCCAAGGCTATCGGTACATTGGCATGGATCACTTTGCCAAGCCCACCGATGAGCTGGCGATCGCCCAGGAAGCAGGGACGCTCAAGCGCAACTTTCAGGGCTATACAACACTGCCAACTGCAGATTTGATTGGCTTTGGCCTCACCTCGATCAGTATGTTGCAGGAGGCCTATGCCCAAAATCAGAAACACTTAGCCACCTACTTTAGGGATGTTGCGGCGGGTCAGCTGGCCACAGAACGCGGCATTCAACTGCACCGTGAAGATTTGTTGCGGCGCACGATCATCATGGAACTGATGTGCCAATTTACCCTCGACAAATCAGCGATCGCCCGCCAGTTTAATCTCGATTTTGATGCCCACTTTGCCCCCGAGTTAGTTGCACTGCGGGAATTGGCTGCCGATGGCCTCATTCATTTGGGGCGCGATCGCCTAGAGGTCACCCCCGTAGGACGACTCCTGATCCGCAACATTACTGCCGTCTTTGATGCCTACCTGCAACAAAAATCTGGTAGGACATTTTCTAAGGCCATTTAG
- a CDS encoding heme oxygenase (biliverdin-producing) codes for MTVLSLALREGTAEAHTLAEHTAFMKCFVRGLITPSLFRQFLANLYFVYTALEAALARAKSDPVRAIYFPELNRSGQLAQDLSFYYGEDWRDQITPLTATRVYLSRLHDVAQSEPLLLIAHSYTRYMGDLSGGQALSKIVRSQLTLPEGKGTAFYEFPALPTPEDKKAFKQRYRETLDSLGLDEEAIARIVKEANFAFALNCNLMHALESELKTTIGDQTWQAVVIENQPSRREHLRPEAIAI; via the coding sequence ATGACAGTGCTCTCCCTTGCGCTGCGGGAAGGAACGGCTGAGGCTCACACCTTGGCTGAGCACACCGCCTTCATGAAATGTTTTGTACGGGGGTTGATTACCCCGAGTCTCTTCCGCCAGTTCTTGGCTAACCTCTACTTTGTTTACACCGCTCTGGAGGCGGCCTTAGCCAGGGCCAAGAGCGATCCGGTGCGCGCTATTTACTTCCCCGAACTCAACCGCAGTGGTCAACTGGCCCAGGACTTGAGCTTCTACTACGGCGAGGATTGGCGCGATCAGATTACTCCCCTTACGGCCACCCGCGTTTACCTCAGTCGCCTTCATGATGTGGCCCAAAGTGAACCTCTGTTGCTCATTGCCCATTCCTACACCCGCTATATGGGGGATCTCTCTGGGGGACAAGCCCTGAGTAAAATTGTGCGTTCGCAGTTGACGCTCCCCGAAGGCAAGGGCACGGCCTTTTACGAGTTTCCAGCACTGCCGACCCCGGAAGATAAGAAAGCCTTTAAGCAGCGGTATCGGGAAACGTTGGATAGTCTTGGCCTCGACGAGGAGGCGATCGCCCGCATTGTCAAGGAGGCCAACTTTGCCTTTGCCCTCAACTGCAACCTCATGCACGCCCTGGAGTCGGAGTTAAAAACCACCATTGGCGATCAGACGTGGCAGGCCGTGGTTATCGAGAACCAGCCCAGTCGGCGGGAGCACCTCCGTCCTGAAGCCATTGCCATCTAA
- the acsF gene encoding magnesium-protoporphyrin IX monomethyl ester (oxidative) cyclase, translated as MVAIAPNPDSGQSVKTIRENLLTPRFYTTDFEHAATLDLSRQQEQLEAMLAEMRADYNRHHFVRDDSFKGTWDILDAETRKAFIDYLERSCVSEFSGFLLFKELSRQLKNRNPLLAEIFHLMARDEARHAGFLNKAMMDFGHAMDLGYLSKTRTYTFFPLAWVLYTVYLSEKIGYWRYIIIYRHLEKHPEHSFYPLFNYFESWCQDENRHGDIFKALIHSQPQLIQGWGAKLWMRFFLLTVFATHTLTVHERAKFYEALGLDATAFDREVIAKTNETAARTFSVVLNVDHPEFYPRLQRCVEISKTLQAIEATHQPKWLKALRKLPHQLAIAGHLLRIYLLPPVNAQQEWGTVH; from the coding sequence ATGGTGGCGATCGCCCCCAATCCTGATTCAGGCCAGAGCGTTAAAACCATTCGTGAGAACCTTTTAACCCCCCGTTTTTACACAACAGATTTTGAACACGCAGCAACACTTGACCTCAGTCGTCAGCAAGAACAACTGGAAGCGATGTTGGCGGAAATGCGGGCAGACTACAACCGCCATCACTTTGTCCGCGATGACTCCTTCAAAGGCACTTGGGACATCTTGGATGCAGAGACCCGCAAAGCCTTTATTGACTACCTTGAGCGCTCCTGTGTCTCTGAGTTTTCAGGGTTTTTGCTCTTTAAGGAGCTCTCGCGCCAGCTCAAGAATCGCAACCCCCTTTTGGCGGAAATCTTTCACCTGATGGCGCGGGATGAAGCGCGGCACGCAGGCTTTCTCAACAAAGCCATGATGGATTTTGGCCATGCCATGGACTTGGGCTATCTCTCCAAGACGCGCACCTACACCTTTTTCCCTCTAGCCTGGGTACTCTACACCGTTTATCTATCAGAGAAAATTGGCTACTGGCGCTACATCATTATCTACCGTCATCTTGAAAAGCACCCCGAACATTCCTTCTACCCCCTCTTTAACTATTTTGAAAGCTGGTGCCAAGATGAAAACCGCCACGGCGACATTTTCAAGGCCTTGATCCACTCCCAACCCCAATTGATTCAAGGCTGGGGCGCCAAACTCTGGATGCGCTTCTTCCTGCTGACGGTGTTTGCCACCCATACGCTGACGGTCCATGAGCGTGCCAAATTCTATGAAGCCCTTGGGCTTGATGCCACAGCATTCGATCGCGAGGTGATTGCCAAAACCAATGAAACAGCGGCGCGTACCTTCTCTGTGGTGCTCAATGTCGATCACCCTGAGTTTTATCCGCGTCTGCAACGCTGTGTTGAAATCAGCAAGACACTACAGGCAATTGAAGCCACTCATCAACCAAAGTGGCTGAAGGCCTTACGGAAACTTCCCCACCAGTTGGCGATCGCAGGTCATCTCCTGCGCATTTATCTGTTGCCCCCCGTCAATGCTCAACAGGAATGGGGCACCGTCCACTAA
- a CDS encoding DUF3181 family protein — protein sequence MLSRTPFIERLAAEIGRDIYIDVAKWHLYLGDAKLATPLAEAFLPLLEQGEMSAAQVTSVLQEVSVPLGGGQQFLSLDRLIPKANQELLVELLNRFRQEELNS from the coding sequence GTGTTGAGTCGCACCCCTTTCATTGAACGCCTGGCGGCTGAAATTGGCCGTGATATTTATATCGATGTTGCTAAATGGCATCTCTACCTTGGTGATGCCAAGCTGGCAACCCCTCTTGCGGAAGCCTTTTTGCCCCTTTTAGAACAGGGGGAAATGAGTGCGGCACAGGTTACTAGCGTCCTGCAGGAGGTCTCAGTTCCCCTTGGCGGGGGTCAGCAATTCCTTTCCCTGGATCGCTTGATTCCCAAGGCCAACCAAGAATTGCTGGTAGAACTGCTCAACCGTTTTCGCCAAGAGGAGCTTAACTCTTAG
- a CDS encoding photosystem I reaction center subunit II PsaD — MTTLTGQPPLYGGSTGGLLSAADTEEKYAITWTSPKEQVFEMPTAGAAVMREGENLVYLARKEQCLALAAQQLRPRKINDYKIYRIFPDGETVLIHPKDGVFPEKVNQGREAVNSVPRSIGQNPNPSQLKFTGKKPYDP; from the coding sequence ATGACAACACTCACTGGGCAACCCCCGCTCTATGGTGGCAGCACCGGCGGCCTCCTCAGCGCAGCGGATACCGAAGAGAAATACGCCATCACTTGGACAAGCCCCAAAGAGCAAGTTTTTGAAATGCCGACGGCTGGGGCTGCTGTTATGCGTGAAGGTGAAAATCTCGTTTACCTTGCCCGTAAGGAGCAGTGCCTTGCCCTAGCTGCTCAACAACTGCGTCCCCGCAAAATTAACGACTACAAAATCTATCGCATTTTCCCCGATGGCGAAACGGTATTGATCCATCCCAAGGATGGCGTTTTCCCTGAGAAAGTCAACCAAGGGCGGGAAGCGGTCAACTCTGTGCCTCGCTCCATTGGCCAGAATCCCAACCCCTCGCAACTGAAGTTCACTGGCAAAAAGCCCTACGATCCATAG
- a CDS encoding YqiA/YcfP family alpha/beta fold hydrolase: MQYLYLHGFASSPRSSKAQYFRDRFEELGQPLLIPDLNQGDFFHLTLSRQIEQVEALLTPEEPITLIGSSFGGLTAAWLAEKHPQVVQLFLLAPAFEFAIQWLPRLGDEYRRWQATGVLEVYHYTEERLLPLSYGFAKDLLEYDDRQLQRPVPTLIFHGLQDEVIPIDASRRYCEGRPWVSRVELDSDHALKEVQPAIWGMMYPIIYQQLT, translated from the coding sequence ATGCAATATCTCTACCTCCATGGATTTGCCTCGTCGCCGCGCTCGAGTAAAGCCCAGTATTTTCGCGATCGCTTTGAGGAACTTGGTCAACCGCTACTCATTCCCGATCTCAATCAGGGGGATTTTTTTCACTTGACCCTGAGTCGCCAAATTGAACAGGTAGAAGCACTGCTTACCCCAGAAGAACCCATCACATTAATTGGCTCTAGTTTTGGTGGCTTGACTGCCGCTTGGCTTGCCGAAAAACATCCCCAAGTGGTGCAGCTGTTTCTGTTGGCTCCTGCCTTTGAGTTTGCTATCCAGTGGCTGCCGCGTCTAGGGGATGAATATCGCCGCTGGCAAGCCACGGGGGTTTTAGAGGTCTACCACTACACTGAAGAACGCCTACTGCCCCTTAGCTATGGCTTTGCCAAAGATTTACTGGAGTATGACGATCGCCAGCTCCAGCGCCCTGTGCCCACCCTCATTTTCCATGGCCTTCAGGATGAAGTGATTCCCATTGACGCCAGTCGTCGGTACTGTGAAGGTCGCCCTTGGGTCAGTCGGGTGGAATTGGACAGTGATCACGCCCTCAAGGAAGTACAACCTGCTATTTGGGGCATGATGTATCCCATTATTTATCAGCAGTTAACTTGA
- a CDS encoding methyltransferase domain-containing protein, with translation MSHLGFILVLTVGALVLLGLALYLLFPRKYESARSVAESYDNWTNDGILEFYWGEHIHLGHYGSPPRRKDFRQAKVDFVHEMVRWAGLDRLPPGTTVLDVGCGIGGSSRILARDYGFHVTGITISPEQVRRARELTPGDLNVRFQLDDALALSFPDASFDVVWSIEAGPHMPDKQQFAKELLRVLKPGGILVVADWNQRDDRQQPLNLWERLMMRQLLDQWAHPAFASIEGFAEALAATGLVAGDVITADWTQETLPSWLDSIWQGIGRPEGLIRFGLPGLVKSLREVPTFLLMRIAFGMGLCRFGMFRAVRAEIPAVSPDPASQVNC, from the coding sequence ATGTCTCATCTAGGGTTCATACTGGTTCTCACTGTTGGTGCCTTAGTCCTGCTGGGCTTAGCGCTTTACCTGTTGTTTCCCCGCAAGTACGAGTCTGCCCGCTCCGTGGCCGAGTCCTATGACAACTGGACCAATGACGGCATTCTTGAATTTTACTGGGGTGAGCATATTCATCTGGGCCACTACGGCTCGCCTCCTCGCCGCAAAGACTTTCGCCAAGCGAAGGTGGATTTTGTCCATGAAATGGTGCGCTGGGCCGGTCTTGATCGCCTGCCGCCAGGGACAACCGTCTTGGATGTCGGCTGTGGTATTGGCGGCAGCAGTCGTATCCTGGCCCGTGACTATGGCTTTCATGTTACTGGAATTACGATTAGCCCTGAGCAGGTACGGCGGGCGCGAGAACTCACTCCTGGGGATCTGAATGTTCGGTTTCAGCTCGATGACGCTCTAGCGTTGTCATTTCCAGATGCCAGCTTCGACGTGGTTTGGTCAATTGAAGCCGGCCCCCACATGCCCGATAAACAGCAGTTCGCTAAAGAATTACTCCGGGTCCTGAAGCCGGGCGGAATTCTGGTGGTTGCCGATTGGAACCAGCGGGACGATCGCCAGCAGCCCTTGAACCTCTGGGAGCGGCTGATGATGCGGCAGCTCCTGGATCAATGGGCACACCCCGCCTTTGCCAGCATTGAAGGTTTTGCGGAGGCCCTTGCCGCAACGGGTTTAGTGGCTGGAGACGTCATTACTGCTGACTGGACACAGGAAACGCTCCCCTCATGGCTAGATTCAATTTGGCAGGGAATTGGGCGGCCAGAGGGATTAATTCGCTTTGGCCTACCGGGGCTAGTGAAATCCCTGCGGGAAGTGCCCACCTTCCTGCTGATGCGGATTGCCTTTGGCATGGGACTCTGCCGCTTTGGCATGTTTCGTGCCGTGCGAGCGGAGATTCCCGCTGTCTCCCCTGACCCCGCCTCTCAAGTTAACTGCTGA